One region of Pseudomonas alvandae genomic DNA includes:
- a CDS encoding sodium-dependent transporter, giving the protein MSTDKVSVHGSWASRWVFILAATGSAVGLGSIWKFPYMVGVYGGGAFVLMFLACIVLIGAPVMLAETLIGRRARQSPANALKVLAVEAGHSPKWSWGAFAGMITALLILSFYSVVGGWSLDYIIDMGRGDFQGATPDEVGAYFGNVIADPWRLTLWHTLFLVLSAVVIARGVVAGLERSLRIMMPLLFVMILVLLGYSMTTGHFMEGVHFMFDFKPEKVMDGLLPAMGHAFFSLSVGVGSIMIYGAYMPKNASLTKTVVGVALLDTFVSLLAGVALFPIVFAAGLNPSEGPGLMFVSLPFAFGSMAFGQVMGVVFFVLVAIAAWSSAISLLEPMVAYLVERTRLSRAWVTFWLAFTCWFVGLGTVFSFNIWKQAKFFVNEDGLFHLYQWGAAGGLDFFGVIDFFTSRIMLPLGGLCFVVFAGWVMGREAVRDELSLRSPVLFALSLFLMRYVAPIGILVVFAAQLWK; this is encoded by the coding sequence ATGTCGACAGACAAGGTTTCTGTCCACGGCAGTTGGGCTAGCCGCTGGGTCTTCATACTCGCCGCGACCGGTTCGGCCGTGGGCCTGGGTAGTATCTGGAAGTTTCCGTACATGGTCGGCGTCTATGGCGGCGGAGCTTTCGTATTGATGTTCCTGGCGTGCATCGTCCTCATCGGCGCGCCGGTGATGCTGGCGGAAACGTTGATTGGTCGTCGCGCCCGACAGAGCCCGGCCAACGCCTTGAAGGTGTTGGCGGTAGAGGCTGGGCACTCGCCGAAGTGGTCATGGGGCGCGTTCGCCGGGATGATCACGGCGTTGCTGATCCTGTCCTTCTACAGCGTGGTGGGTGGCTGGTCGCTGGACTACATCATCGACATGGGGCGTGGGGATTTCCAAGGTGCGACGCCCGATGAGGTGGGGGCCTACTTCGGCAATGTGATCGCCGATCCGTGGAGGCTGACGCTTTGGCACACACTTTTCCTGGTGCTCTCTGCCGTGGTGATTGCCCGAGGCGTGGTCGCCGGGCTTGAGCGCAGCCTGCGGATCATGATGCCACTCCTGTTCGTGATGATCCTGGTGTTGCTGGGCTACAGCATGACCACGGGCCACTTCATGGAAGGCGTGCATTTCATGTTCGACTTCAAGCCGGAGAAAGTCATGGATGGCTTGTTGCCGGCCATGGGCCACGCATTTTTTTCCCTCAGCGTGGGAGTCGGCTCGATCATGATCTATGGCGCCTACATGCCGAAGAATGCGTCTCTGACCAAGACCGTTGTCGGGGTCGCGTTGCTGGACACCTTTGTATCGTTGTTGGCTGGGGTGGCATTGTTCCCGATTGTGTTTGCCGCCGGCCTGAACCCCAGCGAAGGGCCGGGATTGATGTTCGTCAGCCTGCCTTTTGCCTTCGGCAGCATGGCGTTCGGCCAAGTCATGGGGGTGGTGTTTTTTGTCCTGGTGGCTATCGCAGCCTGGAGTTCAGCCATTTCCCTGCTTGAGCCGATGGTGGCTTATCTTGTGGAACGAACCCGCCTGAGCCGCGCCTGGGTCACCTTCTGGCTGGCCTTTACTTGCTGGTTCGTGGGGCTGGGCACGGTTTTTTCCTTCAATATATGGAAGCAGGCAAAGTTTTTCGTGAACGAAGACGGCCTGTTCCACCTCTACCAGTGGGGAGCTGCCGGGGGACTGGATTTCTTCGGAGTGATTGATTTCTTTACATCGCGGATCATGCTGCCCTTGGGAGGTTTGTGTTTCGTGGTGTTTGCAGGGTGGGTCATGGGGCGCGAAGCCGTACGTGACGAGTTGTCGCTGCGCAGTCCGGTGCTGTTCGCCCTGAGCCTGTTCTTGATGCGCTATGTGGCGCCCATCGGCATTCTTGTAGTGTTTGCCGCCCAGCTGTGGAAGTGA
- the smpB gene encoding SsrA-binding protein SmpB, producing MAKQKKHPTGTIAQNKKARHDYFIEQRFEAGMVLAGWEVKSLRAGKAQLVDSYVLLKDGEAWLLGSHITPLTTASTHVIADPVRSRKLLLNKRELEKLFASVQQKGYACVCTSLYWSKHLIKCEIALGKGKKEYDKRDTERERDAGRELQRAVRNKGKED from the coding sequence ATGGCTAAACAGAAGAAACACCCCACAGGGACCATCGCGCAAAACAAAAAGGCGCGACACGATTACTTCATCGAACAACGTTTCGAGGCTGGCATGGTCCTGGCCGGCTGGGAAGTAAAGAGTTTGCGTGCCGGCAAGGCGCAACTGGTCGACAGTTATGTCTTGCTCAAGGACGGCGAAGCGTGGCTGCTCGGCAGTCATATCACGCCGCTGACCACCGCCAGCACCCATGTCATTGCCGACCCAGTGCGGTCGCGCAAGCTGCTGCTGAACAAGCGCGAGCTGGAGAAGCTCTTTGCTTCCGTGCAGCAGAAGGGTTATGCGTGCGTCTGCACGTCGCTGTACTGGAGCAAGCACTTGATCAAGTGTGAAATTGCCCTGGGCAAGGGCAAGAAGGAATACGACAAGCGCGATACCGAACGCGAACGCGACGCCGGTCGCGAGTTGCAGCGCGCGGTGCGCAACAAGGGCAAGGAAGACTAA